One genomic window of Prochlorococcus marinus str. NATL2A includes the following:
- the rpoD gene encoding RNA polymerase sigma factor RpoD, with protein MLKEKQTSKNISINQDPKNNSKKIKKTAAKLNVTKETQTLPQESSNDLKIDLDLEADKLIAEANKVPEADIDLDDDDDNASVLSSAQEAAAKALASIKIGPKGVYTEDSIRVYLQEIGRIRLLRPDEEIELARKIADLLQLEEEAAQFESENGHFPSVKEWAVLADMPLARFRRRLMLGRRAKEKMVQSNLRLVVSIAKKYMNRGLSFQDLIQEGSLGLIRAAEKFDHEKGYKFSTYATWWIRQAITRAIADQSRTIRLPVHLYETISRIKKTTKVLSQEFGRKPTEEEIAESMEMTIEKLRFIAKSAQLPISLETPIGKEEDSRLGDFIEADIENPEQDVAKTLLREDLEGVLATLSPRERDVLRLRYGLDDGRMKTLEEIGQIFDVTRERIRQIEAKALRKLRHPNRNGVLKEYIKLN; from the coding sequence ATGTTAAAGGAAAAACAGACATCTAAAAATATTTCTATTAATCAGGATCCTAAAAACAATTCCAAAAAAATTAAAAAAACAGCTGCCAAATTAAACGTGACTAAAGAAACCCAGACTCTTCCTCAAGAATCTTCAAATGATCTAAAAATTGATTTAGATCTAGAGGCGGATAAATTAATTGCTGAAGCTAATAAAGTGCCTGAAGCCGATATCGATCTAGATGATGATGACGATAATGCCTCTGTGCTATCAAGTGCTCAAGAAGCAGCAGCTAAAGCCTTAGCAAGTATAAAAATAGGGCCAAAGGGTGTTTATACAGAAGACTCGATTAGGGTTTATCTACAAGAAATTGGTCGTATAAGACTTCTCAGGCCAGATGAAGAAATTGAATTAGCCAGGAAGATAGCAGATCTTCTTCAATTAGAGGAAGAAGCTGCGCAATTTGAAAGTGAGAATGGACATTTCCCATCAGTCAAAGAATGGGCAGTTCTTGCAGACATGCCATTAGCTCGCTTCCGCAGGCGACTAATGCTTGGCAGACGAGCAAAAGAAAAAATGGTGCAATCGAATCTACGACTAGTAGTTTCAATTGCCAAGAAATATATGAATAGAGGTTTGTCTTTTCAAGATCTTATTCAAGAAGGAAGTCTTGGTCTAATTCGTGCAGCTGAAAAATTTGATCATGAGAAAGGATATAAATTCTCAACTTATGCTACTTGGTGGATAAGGCAGGCTATCACTAGAGCAATTGCAGATCAAAGCAGAACAATTCGTTTGCCTGTGCATTTATATGAAACAATTTCAAGGATCAAGAAAACCACTAAAGTTTTAAGTCAAGAGTTTGGAAGGAAACCAACCGAGGAAGAAATCGCCGAAAGCATGGAAATGACGATTGAAAAACTCAGATTCATTGCAAAAAGTGCTCAGCTCCCCATTTCTCTTGAGACCCCTATTGGGAAAGAAGAAGATTCTAGACTTGGTGACTTTATTGAAGCAGACATAGAAAATCCTGAACAAGATGTGGCAAAAACCTTATTAAGAGAAGATTTGGAGGGTGTTCTCGCTACACTAAGTCCCAGAGAGAGGGATGTTCTAAGACTTCGTTATGGCTTAGATGATGGAAGAATGAAAACCCTTGAAGAAATTGGACAAATTTTTGATGTAACTAGAGAGAGGATCAGACAAATAGAGGCTAAGGCTCTCAGAAAACTCCGCCATCCAAACAGAAACGGGGTTCTTAAAGAATATATCAAGCTAAATTAA
- a CDS encoding carboxypeptidase M32, whose product MSKSAWQLLGDYLKDTQLLGSIQSTLYWDQNTSMPIAGSNWRGEQLSLIAKQLHARQSSEQFEILIKEAKSELQNSKEKDDFESQLITDRFRNIDLLEQDFNRQKSLDPQLVVELATAKSEGYMCWQEARKNNDFKSFSPALKKLIALRTEQSNQLCEERSCWETLAQPFEPNLTIDRVSELFEPLQKRLPELIQKAETITNKKSEKWDLAISDQEKLCQILLNDWSRDPANTAIAKSPHPFSITLGPDDYRITTRIVKGQPLSCLLATAHEWGHSLYEQGLPSKSHQWFAWPLGQATSMAVHESQSLFWENRIARSFSFAKSFWHHFENAGAPIHSGDDLWINLNPFTPGLNRVEADELSYGLHIMIRTELEIDLLERGLSVEDLPNEWNKRYLHLLGVSPKNDTEGCLQDVHWSEGMFGYFPSYLLGHLISAQLTKTLEEDLGKIENLIESTEISKILGWLRKNVHHYGRSLDSEELVRKVTGAKLSPTYFLEYLDNKLEKLSTISK is encoded by the coding sequence TTGTCAAAGTCTGCTTGGCAGCTTTTGGGTGATTACCTAAAAGATACGCAGTTGTTGGGATCTATACAAAGCACTCTCTACTGGGATCAAAATACATCTATGCCTATTGCTGGTTCCAATTGGAGAGGAGAGCAATTAAGTCTTATAGCTAAGCAACTTCATGCAAGACAAAGTTCTGAACAGTTCGAAATTTTAATAAAAGAAGCTAAATCTGAACTTCAAAATTCAAAAGAAAAAGATGATTTTGAATCACAACTCATCACAGATAGATTTAGAAATATTGATTTGCTTGAGCAAGATTTCAATAGACAGAAAAGTTTGGATCCTCAATTGGTCGTTGAGCTTGCAACAGCAAAGTCTGAAGGGTATATGTGTTGGCAGGAAGCTAGGAAAAATAATGATTTCAAAAGCTTTTCTCCAGCTCTTAAGAAATTAATTGCATTACGAACAGAACAATCCAATCAGCTCTGTGAAGAAAGAAGTTGCTGGGAGACACTTGCCCAGCCTTTTGAACCGAATTTAACGATTGATCGTGTAAGCGAACTATTTGAACCTTTACAAAAGAGATTGCCAGAATTGATTCAGAAGGCTGAGACAATTACCAATAAAAAGAGTGAAAAATGGGATTTAGCAATTAGTGATCAAGAAAAACTCTGTCAAATACTTTTAAATGATTGGTCTAGGGATCCTGCTAATACAGCGATAGCTAAGTCTCCTCATCCATTCTCTATAACTTTAGGTCCGGATGATTATCGAATTACGACAAGAATAGTTAAAGGTCAGCCACTTTCTTGCTTATTAGCTACTGCCCATGAGTGGGGTCATTCTCTTTATGAACAAGGTTTGCCTTCTAAAAGTCACCAATGGTTTGCATGGCCGTTAGGTCAAGCAACCTCTATGGCTGTTCATGAGAGTCAATCTCTATTTTGGGAAAATAGGATTGCTAGGAGCTTTTCATTTGCAAAGTCTTTTTGGCATCATTTTGAGAATGCAGGTGCTCCAATTCACTCTGGAGATGATTTATGGATCAATCTAAATCCATTTACTCCGGGATTGAACCGAGTAGAGGCTGATGAGCTCAGTTATGGCTTGCACATAATGATTAGGACTGAATTGGAAATTGATCTTCTCGAGAGAGGCCTTTCTGTGGAAGATCTGCCTAATGAATGGAATAAGAGGTATTTGCACCTTCTAGGTGTGTCGCCTAAAAATGATACTGAAGGATGTTTGCAAGATGTGCACTGGAGTGAGGGGATGTTTGGTTATTTCCCTTCTTATTTGCTTGGTCATCTTATTAGCGCTCAGTTGACAAAAACTCTTGAAGAAGATTTAGGGAAAATTGAAAATCTTATTGAATCTACGGAAATCAGTAAAATATTGGGTTGGCTTCGCAAAAATGTTCATCATTATGGGAGAAGTTTAGATTCTGAGGAACTTGTAAGGAAGGTTACTGGAGCAAAATTATCACCAACTTATTTTCTTGAATACTTAGATAATAAACTTGAAAAGCTGTCTACAATCTCTAAGTAA
- the hemC gene encoding hydroxymethylbilane synthase, whose translation MTLDQLRIASRRSQLAMVQTNWVRDELQREHPDLVITIEAMATQGDKILDVALAKIGDKGLFTKELEAQMLLGHAEIAVHSLKDLPTNLPDGLILGCITKREDPSDALVVNEKNQIHKLETLPEGSVVGTSSLRRLAQLRYHYPHLVFKDVRGNVITRLEKLDSGEYDCLILAAAGLQRLGFANRIHQLIPTDISLHAVGQGALGIECVSGQQKVLDILKTLEHESTSKRCLAERSFLRELEGGCQVPIGVRTEINNNELILEGMVASLDGKRLIRDIKKGSVSSAEEIGIDLANELKGRGAGEILEEIFKSARA comes from the coding sequence ATGACTCTAGACCAACTGCGCATCGCCTCTCGCCGAAGCCAGCTGGCCATGGTTCAGACGAACTGGGTACGAGATGAACTACAAAGAGAACATCCTGATCTTGTTATCACTATCGAAGCAATGGCTACGCAGGGTGACAAAATACTTGATGTGGCTTTAGCAAAAATAGGAGATAAAGGTCTTTTCACTAAAGAGCTTGAAGCACAAATGCTTCTTGGTCATGCTGAAATTGCAGTCCACTCACTTAAGGATTTACCCACGAACCTTCCAGATGGATTGATTCTTGGCTGCATCACAAAAAGAGAAGATCCTTCAGACGCGTTAGTTGTTAATGAGAAAAATCAAATTCACAAACTAGAGACTCTTCCAGAAGGTTCTGTTGTGGGGACTAGTTCATTAAGAAGGCTTGCTCAATTGAGATACCATTATCCACATCTTGTTTTCAAAGATGTAAGAGGAAATGTTATTACACGATTAGAAAAGCTTGACTCAGGAGAATATGACTGTCTTATATTGGCTGCTGCTGGATTGCAAAGACTTGGCTTTGCTAATCGAATACATCAGTTAATCCCAACAGATATTTCACTTCATGCTGTGGGGCAGGGAGCTCTTGGTATTGAATGTGTAAGTGGTCAACAAAAGGTACTAGATATTTTAAAAACACTTGAACACGAATCAACATCTAAAAGATGTTTAGCTGAAAGGTCTTTCCTCAGAGAGCTTGAAGGAGGATGTCAAGTTCCAATAGGCGTTAGAACGGAAATTAACAACAATGAATTAATTCTTGAAGGAATGGTCGCAAGTTTAGATGGTAAAAGATTAATTAGAGATATAAAAAAAGGATCGGTAAGCTCTGCGGAGGAAATAGGAATAGACTTAGCCAATGAATTAAAAGGCCGTGGAGCAGGGGAAATATTAGAAGAGATATTCAAGTCTGCAAGGGCCTAA
- a CDS encoding inorganic diphosphatase, producing the protein MANLDQAPSRTMPNLLHILPAFANESELRVNTIVELNSNTINKYELITETGHLKLDRVGYSSLAYPFAYGCLPRTWDEDGDPLDIEIVNVTEPLVPGSIVEARIIGIMTFDDGGEVDDKVIGVIADDKRMDHIQSFEQLGKHWINETTYYWEHYKDLKKPGTCTVNGFFGVEKAVQIIKSCEERYLSAIDPNLIN; encoded by the coding sequence ATGGCTAACCTTGACCAAGCGCCTAGCAGAACAATGCCTAATCTGCTTCATATATTGCCTGCGTTTGCCAATGAATCTGAACTTAGAGTCAATACAATCGTTGAGTTAAATTCAAATACTATAAATAAATACGAACTTATTACTGAAACAGGGCATCTAAAACTTGATCGTGTCGGATATTCTTCTCTGGCCTACCCTTTTGCTTATGGGTGTCTTCCACGGACATGGGATGAAGACGGGGACCCATTAGATATCGAAATTGTGAATGTTACAGAGCCTTTGGTTCCCGGTTCAATTGTTGAGGCAAGGATTATAGGAATAATGACTTTTGATGATGGAGGTGAAGTTGACGACAAAGTTATTGGCGTAATAGCCGATGACAAGAGGATGGATCACATACAAAGCTTTGAACAATTAGGTAAGCATTGGATTAATGAAACAACTTATTATTGGGAGCATTACAAGGATCTTAAAAAACCAGGAACTTGTACTGTAAATGGTTTCTTTGGTGTTGAAAAAGCAGTTCAGATTATTAAATCCTGTGAGGAGCGTTACTTATCTGCAATAGATCCTAATTTAATTAATTAA
- a CDS encoding secondary thiamine-phosphate synthase enzyme YjbQ codes for MEQILSTIDFETKGQGFTDITKNINHWIKYKKLKKGILLIFLKHTSCSLIINENADINVLKDLSAYMNAIVPEEGVYPLNKNLKKIEYLHSEEGLDDMPAHIRTMLTSNNLSFSVVDGKLEIGLWQAIYIWEHRASNKSRSLQLHAIGDFDLN; via the coding sequence ATGGAACAGATTTTATCAACTATTGATTTCGAGACGAAGGGACAAGGTTTTACTGACATAACAAAAAACATTAATCATTGGATCAAATATAAAAAGCTTAAAAAAGGAATACTTCTTATTTTTCTAAAACATACAAGCTGTAGTTTAATTATAAATGAAAATGCGGATATTAATGTTCTTAAAGACCTATCAGCTTACATGAATGCTATTGTCCCAGAGGAGGGAGTTTATCCTCTCAACAAAAATCTTAAAAAAATAGAATATCTTCATTCAGAAGAAGGTTTAGACGATATGCCTGCTCATATAAGAACAATGCTTACTTCAAATAATTTAAGCTTCAGTGTTGTTGACGGCAAATTAGAAATAGGCTTATGGCAAGCCATCTATATATGGGAACATAGAGCATCAAATAAATCAAGGTCATTACAATTACATGCAATTGGTGATTTTGATTTAAATTAA
- a CDS encoding 4a-hydroxytetrahydrobiopterin dehydratase, protein MKYEKLMVSLIEKNQLDSFIEKNPSWIIDNKTIKKEFKFENFIEAFGFMSKVALLSEKIDHHPDWQNIYNKVKINLTTHDKGGITTNDIKLAEAIDKLINS, encoded by the coding sequence ATGAAATATGAAAAACTCATGGTTTCCTTAATAGAGAAAAATCAACTAGATTCTTTTATAGAAAAGAATCCTTCTTGGATAATAGATAATAAAACGATAAAGAAAGAATTTAAATTTGAAAATTTCATTGAGGCTTTTGGATTTATGAGTAAAGTCGCTCTTTTATCTGAAAAAATAGATCATCATCCAGATTGGCAGAATATATATAATAAAGTTAAAATCAATTTAACCACTCATGACAAAGGTGGAATCACTACCAATGACATAAAGCTTGCTGAGGCTATTGATAAATTAATCAATAGCTAA
- the argB gene encoding acetylglutamate kinase, producing the protein MNKEIQQAKHSKNINKPFTDKDSIRVSVLSEALPYIQRFANKRIVIKYGGSAMADKTLQNAVFRDLALLSSVGVQIVVVHGGGPEINQWLEKLGIKPVFLDGLRITDTETMDVVEMVLTGRVNKQIVSGINNHGRLAVGLCGIDGGLIEARTLGGGSHGLVGEVAKVNTKILSPLLEEGYVPVISSVANSSDGKSHNINADTVAGELAAALGAEKLILLTDTPGILRNENDPSSLIEKIRLSEARELIDKGIVKAGMKPKVECCIRSLAQGVNAAHIIDGRTPHSLLLEVFTDAGIGTMVMGRG; encoded by the coding sequence ATGAATAAAGAAATCCAACAAGCTAAGCACAGTAAGAATATTAATAAACCCTTCACGGACAAAGATTCAATAAGGGTTTCTGTGTTAAGTGAGGCACTTCCTTATATTCAGCGTTTTGCAAATAAGCGAATCGTAATCAAATATGGTGGTTCAGCCATGGCAGATAAAACACTTCAAAATGCAGTATTTAGAGATCTAGCTCTTCTCTCGTCGGTTGGAGTACAAATAGTAGTCGTTCATGGTGGCGGGCCTGAGATAAACCAATGGTTAGAAAAATTAGGAATAAAACCAGTTTTCCTGGATGGTTTACGTATTACTGATACCGAGACCATGGATGTCGTAGAAATGGTTCTTACGGGAAGAGTAAATAAACAGATTGTAAGTGGAATAAACAATCACGGAAGATTGGCTGTTGGACTATGTGGAATAGATGGCGGACTTATTGAGGCAAGAACGCTTGGAGGTGGAAGTCATGGTCTTGTCGGAGAAGTTGCAAAAGTAAATACAAAGATTTTGAGCCCTCTTCTCGAAGAAGGTTACGTCCCAGTCATTTCTAGCGTAGCCAACTCTTCTGATGGCAAATCACACAATATCAATGCTGATACTGTTGCTGGGGAGCTTGCTGCAGCACTAGGTGCCGAAAAATTAATCCTTCTAACAGATACTCCTGGTATTTTAAGAAATGAAAATGATCCTTCTTCCTTAATAGAAAAGATACGTTTATCGGAAGCTAGAGAATTAATTGATAAAGGGATAGTTAAAGCAGGTATGAAACCAAAAGTTGAATGTTGTATACGTTCGCTTGCCCAAGGTGTTAACGCTGCCCATATCATTGACGGAAGGACTCCTCACTCACTTCTTTTAGAAGTTTTCACTGATGCAGGTATTGGAACAATGGTTATGGGTAGAGGTTAA
- a CDS encoding CobW family GTP-binding protein, with amino-acid sequence MNASVSNLNKNMVSKKNIPITIISGFLGSGKTTLLNHILTNQQGIKTAVLVNEFGEIGIDNELIIKTEEEMIELSNGCICCSINGELVEAIEKLINVNKKLDYIIIETTGLADPLPVAMTLLGSDLRDQTRLDSIITLIDAENFNDVALESSIGRSQVIYGDILLLNKCDLVTNKNIEETIDKLKEIKNDVRILKSIKGNIPLNLLLSVGLFETDLINQKESVHDHSHEHKHGHGHGHGHGHGHSEEDNRIEDFLSVSFQTKEPFSLRKFQYFLDNQLKSDVFRAKGILWFSESERRHVFHLAGKRISIEDSEWGEERNNQLVFIGKELDKTKILSQLNACIDK; translated from the coding sequence ATGAACGCTAGCGTATCTAATCTTAATAAAAATATGGTTTCCAAAAAAAATATCCCTATTACAATTATATCAGGTTTTTTAGGCTCAGGGAAAACAACTTTATTAAATCATATACTTACTAATCAGCAAGGTATAAAGACAGCTGTATTAGTTAACGAGTTTGGTGAAATAGGAATTGATAATGAGTTAATAATTAAGACTGAAGAAGAAATGATAGAACTAAGTAATGGATGTATATGTTGCTCTATAAATGGTGAGTTAGTAGAAGCAATAGAAAAGTTAATCAATGTCAACAAGAAGTTAGACTATATTATAATTGAAACTACAGGATTAGCAGATCCTCTTCCAGTTGCGATGACATTACTTGGAAGTGATTTAAGAGATCAAACAAGATTAGACTCAATTATAACTCTAATTGATGCTGAGAACTTTAATGATGTTGCTTTAGAAAGTTCAATAGGAAGATCACAGGTAATCTATGGTGATATTTTACTTCTAAATAAATGTGATTTAGTAACTAATAAAAATATAGAAGAAACCATAGACAAGTTAAAAGAAATAAAAAATGATGTGAGAATTTTAAAAAGCATTAAAGGAAATATTCCTCTTAATCTATTATTAAGTGTGGGTCTATTTGAAACTGATCTAATTAATCAAAAAGAATCAGTTCATGATCACTCTCATGAACATAAACATGGACATGGACATGGACATGGACATGGACATGGACACTCAGAAGAAGATAATAGAATTGAAGACTTTCTTTCTGTTTCTTTTCAAACTAAAGAACCTTTCTCTCTTAGAAAATTCCAATATTTTCTAGATAATCAATTAAAAAGCGATGTTTTCAGAGCAAAGGGTATTCTTTGGTTCAGCGAAAGCGAAAGAAGACATGTCTTTCACCTCGCTGGTAAAAGAATTTCTATTGAAGATAGTGAATGGGGAGAAGAAAGAAATAATCAACTTGTCTTTATTGGTAAAGAATTAGATAAAACAAAAATACTGTCTCAATTAAATGCATGTATTGACAAATAA
- the priA gene encoding replication restart helicase PriA has translation MNSFIFDIWLHVGREGRCFSYQDGNNLDIDLGDVVTVRLKGQRMQGLVVKKMKKNITSTHQNLNNFSLNNVETLVQKAAITKEWREWLEEIALDLYVSDFQMLKTALPPGWLGRSKLSNRPKKLWWVKLSSNNYEGKISSRQIELKKNLLLNGGGKWQKDLEAEGFSSVLIRNFVSVGCGEREKRLYLFNSFDNEESNDKKMLKIEEPQPLTLEQKSAKEKYESLPDGSALLLWGVTGSGKTEVYLQIAAHELSESRHCLILTPEIGLVPQLVDRFRKRFGLNVFEYHSNCSTKEKIETWKRALDNTKPSVFIGTRSAIFLPLSSLGLIVLDEEHDSSFKQESPMPCYHARELAIHRAKKTGAKVILGTATPSLNVWKNLKPNGNVVVAKLTKRISNRKLPTVSVVDMREELALGNRSLISRYLKKQLLSIKESGNQAIVLVPRRGYSSFLSCRSCGEVVQCPHCDIALTVHRSKEGNQWLRCHWCDFRSNISDKCGECGSNAFKPFGTGTQRVMDHLERELEGISLLRFDRDTTRGRDGHRLLLERFANGDADILVGTQMLSKGMDLPKVTLAVVLAADGLLYRPDLMATEETLQLFMQLAGRAGRGEQPGKVVVQTYCPDHPVILHLIDGSYEEFLKKEEKTRKEASMVPYSRACLLRFSGESSELASHGAFDVLSKIKDACSQKGWKLVGPAPSLVERVAGKSRWQLLLYGPELSHIPLPYGPELWKDLPKGVTLSIDPDPLQL, from the coding sequence ATGAATTCTTTTATATTTGATATTTGGTTACATGTGGGTCGCGAAGGGCGATGTTTTTCTTATCAAGATGGAAATAATTTAGATATTGATTTAGGCGATGTTGTGACAGTGCGTCTAAAAGGGCAACGCATGCAAGGGTTGGTTGTTAAGAAGATGAAAAAAAACATAACTAGTACACACCAAAATTTAAATAATTTTTCGCTGAATAATGTAGAAACATTGGTTCAAAAAGCAGCTATCACAAAAGAATGGAGAGAGTGGCTAGAAGAAATTGCTCTTGATTTATATGTAAGTGATTTTCAGATGCTTAAGACCGCGTTACCTCCTGGTTGGTTAGGAAGATCGAAACTATCGAATAGACCTAAAAAACTCTGGTGGGTAAAATTGTCTAGCAATAATTATGAGGGAAAGATATCTTCTCGACAGATTGAGTTAAAGAAAAATCTTCTCTTAAATGGAGGAGGAAAATGGCAAAAGGATTTGGAGGCTGAGGGATTTTCTTCTGTATTGATTAGAAACTTTGTCTCAGTTGGTTGCGGAGAAAGAGAAAAACGTCTTTATCTTTTTAATTCTTTTGATAATGAAGAATCTAATGATAAAAAGATGTTAAAGATTGAGGAACCTCAACCTTTAACACTAGAGCAAAAATCAGCAAAAGAAAAATATGAGTCTCTTCCAGACGGATCAGCTCTTTTGCTTTGGGGTGTTACTGGGTCTGGGAAGACGGAGGTATACCTACAAATTGCAGCGCATGAGTTATCTGAAAGTAGACATTGTCTTATCCTTACACCAGAAATTGGGTTAGTACCACAATTAGTTGATCGCTTTCGAAAAAGATTTGGGTTAAATGTTTTTGAATATCATAGTAATTGTTCTACTAAAGAGAAAATTGAGACATGGAAGAGAGCTTTAGACAACACAAAACCTAGTGTTTTTATTGGTACTCGATCAGCTATTTTTCTGCCATTATCCAGCTTAGGATTGATAGTTCTTGATGAAGAACACGATAGCTCTTTTAAACAGGAATCCCCTATGCCTTGCTATCATGCAAGAGAATTGGCAATTCATAGAGCAAAAAAAACAGGTGCTAAAGTAATACTTGGAACAGCAACTCCATCTTTGAATGTTTGGAAAAATTTAAAACCAAATGGAAATGTAGTTGTTGCAAAATTAACCAAAAGGATTTCGAATCGTAAATTACCAACTGTTAGTGTCGTTGACATGCGAGAGGAATTAGCGCTTGGGAATCGAAGCTTAATTAGTAGATATCTAAAAAAACAACTTTTGAGTATAAAAGAGAGTGGAAATCAAGCTATTGTTTTGGTTCCTAGACGTGGATATAGTAGTTTTTTAAGTTGCCGCAGTTGTGGAGAGGTCGTTCAATGTCCACATTGTGATATTGCACTAACTGTACATCGTTCTAAAGAGGGTAATCAATGGTTACGTTGTCATTGGTGCGACTTTCGTTCGAATATTAGTGATAAGTGTGGAGAATGTGGTTCAAATGCTTTTAAACCGTTTGGTACTGGAACACAAAGAGTGATGGATCATTTAGAAAGAGAACTAGAGGGTATAAGTTTATTAAGGTTTGATAGAGATACAACTAGAGGCCGTGATGGCCATAGATTGTTGCTAGAAAGATTTGCTAATGGTGACGCCGATATTTTAGTAGGTACTCAGATGCTATCTAAGGGAATGGATTTACCAAAGGTAACTCTTGCCGTCGTCTTAGCAGCAGATGGTTTATTGTATCGTCCTGATTTAATGGCTACTGAAGAAACGCTTCAACTATTTATGCAATTAGCTGGTCGTGCAGGGCGAGGTGAGCAACCTGGAAAGGTTGTAGTGCAAACTTATTGTCCTGATCATCCAGTAATTCTTCATTTGATTGATGGTAGTTACGAAGAATTTTTGAAAAAAGAAGAGAAGACTAGAAAAGAAGCCTCGATGGTTCCATACAGTCGAGCCTGCTTGTTAAGGTTCTCTGGCGAATCTTCAGAGTTGGCATCACATGGAGCATTTGATGTTTTATCAAAAATAAAGGATGCTTGCAGTCAAAAAGGTTGGAAATTAGTCGGTCCAGCACCTTCATTAGTTGAGAGAGTCGCAGGTAAAAGCCGTTGGCAACTTCTTTTGTACGGTCCAGAATTAAGTCATATACCACTCCCTTATGGACCTGAATTATGGAAAGATTTACCAAAAGGAGTAACTCTTTCTATTGATCCTGATCCTCTACAATTATGA
- a CDS encoding DUF3153 domain-containing protein — protein sequence MSNIASAIKATEAALEKGDYGICIKIIDPLLLDFQAETEIGGQLRLLIVTAYMGKGDEQKAINICQTLIHNKDESVRQQAKQLLSILDAPRLPKPSNWSVEIPNLEMEPSLKSSVSKAKKKREKIYHPPTGPTKSLDFGFSIITLLVILLITFLLSGCVDISTNLSVTGPDRLKISLDIDSNSGESIPWQMAFEENLSKKHSILKLQTHEDKQHFESPTIRFEEVNKLLQEIVLVASKASGFSINKPEIITNNKNWIIGTSQNFKIYFDLREIPKIPGLKINIVINGIGNKNNFKTKPLEPTFNQGLTSFPLEIGQINQLEISNWKWNQISVGIILIIALTLLSLSLQRLRLQMGFGFPELPP from the coding sequence ATGTCAAATATAGCTTCAGCTATAAAAGCTACTGAAGCGGCCCTTGAAAAAGGTGATTACGGTATTTGCATAAAAATAATTGACCCTTTACTTCTAGATTTCCAAGCAGAGACAGAAATTGGAGGTCAACTTAGGCTCCTCATAGTTACTGCATACATGGGGAAAGGTGATGAACAAAAGGCGATCAATATCTGTCAAACATTAATTCATAACAAAGACGAAAGCGTCCGTCAACAAGCTAAACAGCTTTTATCAATACTTGATGCTCCACGTCTACCAAAACCATCAAACTGGTCGGTAGAAATACCAAATTTAGAGATGGAACCTTCTCTAAAATCGTCAGTTAGCAAAGCAAAAAAGAAGAGGGAGAAAATTTATCATCCTCCAACTGGTCCAACAAAAAGTCTAGACTTTGGATTTTCAATAATAACTTTATTAGTTATTTTATTAATAACATTCCTTTTGAGTGGTTGCGTTGATATATCAACAAACTTGAGTGTTACAGGTCCAGATCGACTAAAGATTTCACTTGATATAGATAGTAATTCTGGTGAATCAATTCCATGGCAAATGGCATTTGAAGAAAATCTTAGTAAAAAACATAGTATCTTAAAACTCCAAACTCATGAGGATAAGCAGCATTTTGAATCACCAACTATTCGTTTTGAAGAAGTAAATAAATTACTTCAAGAAATAGTTTTAGTAGCTTCAAAAGCTAGCGGATTCAGTATAAATAAACCTGAAATAATTACAAACAACAAAAACTGGATAATTGGTACAAGTCAAAATTTTAAGATTTATTTTGATTTGAGAGAAATCCCAAAAATTCCGGGATTAAAAATAAACATCGTTATTAATGGTATTGGCAATAAAAATAATTTTAAAACCAAACCTCTAGAACCTACTTTTAATCAAGGTCTAACTTCCTTTCCTCTTGAAATTGGACAGATTAACCAACTGGAGATTTCAAATTGGAAATGGAACCAAATTTCAGTTGGGATTATCTTGATAATTGCTTTAACTTTGCTGAGCTTATCCCTTCAGAGATTACGTCTACAAATGGGCTTCGGTTTCCCTGAGCTACCACCTTAA